From Populus trichocarpa isolate Nisqually-1 chromosome 19, P.trichocarpa_v4.1, whole genome shotgun sequence, a single genomic window includes:
- the LOC18108217 gene encoding U11/U12 small nuclear ribonucleoprotein 48 kDa protein — MNPYTPHPNHLPFPYPSQNSNPNPNFLLHPFLPSQPPSKPPQVPPPTTTTTTTPILDLSTTLSTLTNLLSLTHQTLTSLSPQITLSKPQNANFIPCPFNRHHLMPPESLFLHSLNCPVPLFQNPSSPFDYLHYPNTLNPQDPHKDSNFSQSIQDPNETELCFSLDSYYNQFSSHFSYNDCPGAVNLNDLDSSKRIFTLPGVLLIECVNFGVSGESERDGFDKNGFRVLPSELWAIRREIEGWIDYPSVYSDSVFCSILRLDLIKGSDLRSWIIANSPRYGVVIDVYMRDHICVLFRLCLKAIRKEGLSSVSCEMNVKSLKCPILVQVLTWIASQLSVLYGEVNAKCFAIHVLKQCLLDAANEVLFLLDPCLKESLRDLDAYESEIKDSKLEEPRKGSRECKIIKAVDEGDDGVIFVSQVAAAVAALHERSILEAKIKLLRVPQQLPRYQRMAEHSFASKRADDERSKRPQYKAIIEHDGLPRKQLSNQESNKSKTREELLAEERDYKRRRMSYRGKKLKRTTLQVMRDIIDGYMEEIKLAGGIGRFEKGTEEEEMSPNPPSAPDVTVNELRKVNSHSSEATRTTSNHYQKESYPAHNSRSKTSKDVLPQDYEQQGRSNHGHHEKLEYRRSANQDRHGREYSRSPERHRSHARSHERSGHQRGRDETKLTRSKDHEKRSSSKSYHDYKSLNSGLESADGMQRDDRKLDVRDGHLRNAYGNHGSNSVARNAFEDRYDPTGSYDMHEDDVYTSITYAREDVHD, encoded by the exons atgAACCCTTATACTCCACACCCTAATCACCTTCCCTTCCCATATCCCTCCCAAAACTCTAATCCTAACCCTAACTTCCTACTCCACCCCTTCCTCCCCTCACAACCGCCATCAAAACCACCTCAAGTTCCTCCACCtaccaccaccacaacaaccACCCCTATTCTTGATCTTTCCACCACGCTCTCCACTCTCACCAACctcctctctctcacacaccaAACCCTCACTTCCCTCTCTCCACAAATTACCCTTTCAAAACCCCAAAATGCCAACTTTATCCCCTGCCCTTTCAATCGTCACCACCTTATGCCACCAGAATCCCTCTTCCTCCACTCTCTTAACTGCCCAGTTCCTCTCTTTCAAAACCCATCTTCCCCTTTTGATTATCTTCACTACCCCAATACACTTAACCCTCAAGACCCACataaagattcaaactttagTCAATCAATACAAGACCCTAATGAAACTGAACTTTGTTTCTCGTTAGATAGCTATTACAATCAGTTTAGTTCACATTTCTCTTACAATGACTGCCCTGGTGCTGTTAACTTGAATGATTTAGATAGCTCAAAAAGAATTTTTACATTACCTGGTGTTCTGTTAATTGAATGTGTGAATTTTGGGGTTAGTGGGGAGAGCGAGCGAGATGGTTTTGATAAAAATGGGTTTAGAGTTTTGCCATCTGAGTTGTGGGCAATAAGGAGGGAGATAGAGGGTTGGATTGATTATCCGAGTGTGTATTCGGATAGTGTGTTTTGCTCGATTTTGAGGTTGGATTTGATTAAAGGGAGTGATTTGAGGAGTTGGATTATTGCTAATTCTCCACGATATGGTGTGGTGATTGATGTTTATATGAGGGATCATATATGTGTTCTTTTTAGGCTTTGTTTGAAGGCTATTAGAAAGGAAGGTTTGAGCTCTGTGAGTTGTGAGATGAATGTGAAATCTTTGAAGTGTCCAATTTTGGTTCAAGTTTTGACGTGGATTGCATCTCAGCTTTCTGTTTTGTATGGTGAAGTGAATGCAAAGTGTTTTGCCATTCATGTTTTGAAGCAGTGTCTATTAGACGCTGCTAATGAGGTGTTGTTTCTGTTGGACCCTTGTTTGAAAGAAAGTCTGAGGGATTTAGATGCTTATGAGAGTGAAATAAAGGATAGCAAACTTGAAGAGCCTCGAAAAGGAAGTAGAgagtgtaaaataataaaagcagtGGATGAAGGTGATGATGGAGTAATTTTTGTGTCCCAAGTGGCAGCTGCAGTCGCTGCATTGCATGAAAGGTCTATACTAGAAGCAAAAATCAAGCTATTACGGGTTCCTCAACAACTACCAAGATATCAGCG GATGGCTGAGCATTCTTTTGCCTCAAAAAGAGCTGATGATGAGAGAAGTAAACGTCCTCAATACAAAGCTATTATTGAGCATGATGGCCTTCCTCGAAAGCAATTATCTAACCAG gaatcaaacaaatcaaagacaagagaggagttattggctgaagaaagGGATTATAAACGTCGAAGAATGTCATACCGTGGAAAGAAGTTGAAACGAACAACTTTACAG GTGATGAGGGATATAATTGACGGATACATGGAGGAAATCAAGCTAGCTGGAGGAATAGGCCGCTTTGAGAAGGGAACTGAAGAGGAAGAGATGTCTCCTAATCCTCCTTCTGCCCCTGATGTTACTGTGAATGAACTAAGAAAAGTCAATAGCCATTCTTCTGAAGCAACAAGAACTACTTCGAACCACTACCAGAAGGAATCATACCCCGCCCACAATTCTAGATCTAAAACCTCGAAGGATGTGTTGCCTCAAGATTATGAGCAACAAGGACGAAGCAATCACGGTCACCATGAAAAGCTGGAATATCGGAGAAGTGCCAACCAAGACAGACATGGAAGAGAGTACAGCAGAAGTCCAGAAAGACACAGAAGTCATGCCCGATCACATGAGCGGAGTGGTCACCAAAGAGGACGAGATGAAACTAAATTGACTAGATCCAAGGATCATGAGAAACGGTCTTCTAGCAAGTCCTATCATGATTACAAGTCGTTGAATTCTGGACTAGAATCTGCAGATGGTATGCAAAGGGATGATCGGAAGTTAGATGTAAGAGATGGGCATCTAAGAAATGCATATGGCAATCATGGTTCTAATTCTGTGGCACGAAATGCATTTGAGGATAGATATGATCCTACAGGATCTTATGACATGCATGAGGATGATGTTTACACTAGCATTACATATGCCAGGGAAGATGTTCATGATTGA